The Streptomyces avermitilis MA-4680 = NBRC 14893 genome contains a region encoding:
- the rpoZ gene encoding DNA-directed RNA polymerase subunit omega: MSSSITAPEGIINPPIDELLEATDSKYSLVIYAAKRARQINAYYSQLGEGLLEYVGPLVDTHVHEKPLSIALREINAGLLTSEPVEGPAQ, translated from the coding sequence GTGTCCTCTTCCATCACCGCGCCCGAGGGCATCATCAACCCCCCGATCGACGAGCTCCTCGAGGCCACTGACTCGAAGTACAGCCTCGTGATCTACGCGGCCAAGCGGGCCCGTCAGATCAACGCGTACTACTCGCAGCTCGGTGAGGGCCTCCTCGAGTACGTCGGTCCCCTCGTCGACACCCACGTCCACGAGAAGCCGCTCTCGATCGCCCTGCGCGAGATCAACGCCGGTCTGCTGACCTCCGAGCCCGTCGAGGGCCCGGCGCAGTAG
- the coaBC gene encoding bifunctional phosphopantothenoylcysteine decarboxylase/phosphopantothenate--cysteine ligase CoaBC, protein MDKPKVVLGVSGGIAAYKACELLRRLTESGHDVRVVPTGSALHFVGAATWSALSGNPVSTEVWDDVHEVPHVRIGQHADLVVVAPATADMLAKAAHGLADDLLTNTLLTARCPVVFAPAMHTEMWEHPATQENVATLRRRGALVIEPAVGRLTGVDTGKGRLPDPTEIFEVCRRVLARGAARPDLAGRHVVVSAGGTREPLDPVRFLGNRSSGKQGYALARTAAARGARVTLVAANTGLPDLAGVDVVQVGTAVQLREAVLKAASDADAVVMAAAVADFRPATYATGKIKKKDGQEPEAIVLVRNPDILAEISADRPRPGQVVVGFAAETDDVLANGRTKLARKGCDLLVVNEVGERRTFGSEENEAVVLGADGSEIPVPYGPKEALAETVWDLVVPRLG, encoded by the coding sequence GTGGACAAGCCGAAGGTCGTGCTGGGAGTCAGTGGCGGCATCGCCGCCTACAAGGCCTGTGAGCTGCTGCGGAGGCTGACGGAGTCGGGACACGACGTCCGCGTCGTGCCCACCGGCTCGGCGCTGCACTTCGTCGGCGCCGCCACCTGGTCCGCGCTCTCCGGCAACCCGGTCTCCACCGAGGTCTGGGACGACGTCCACGAGGTGCCGCACGTCCGCATCGGCCAGCACGCCGACCTGGTCGTCGTCGCCCCCGCCACCGCCGACATGCTCGCCAAGGCGGCCCACGGCCTCGCCGACGACCTGCTCACGAACACGCTGCTGACCGCACGCTGTCCGGTCGTCTTCGCACCCGCCATGCACACCGAGATGTGGGAACACCCGGCCACCCAGGAGAACGTCGCGACGCTGCGCCGCCGCGGCGCCCTCGTCATCGAGCCCGCGGTGGGCCGGCTGACCGGCGTCGACACCGGCAAGGGCCGCCTGCCCGACCCCACGGAGATCTTCGAGGTCTGCCGCCGGGTGCTCGCGCGCGGCGCCGCACGGCCGGACCTCGCCGGCCGGCACGTGGTCGTCAGCGCCGGCGGTACGCGCGAGCCGCTCGACCCGGTCCGCTTCCTCGGCAACCGCTCCTCCGGCAAGCAGGGGTACGCCCTCGCCCGCACCGCCGCCGCGCGCGGCGCCCGGGTCACCCTGGTCGCCGCGAACACCGGGCTGCCCGACCTGGCGGGTGTCGACGTCGTCCAGGTCGGGACGGCCGTGCAACTGCGCGAGGCGGTGCTGAAGGCGGCCTCGGACGCCGACGCCGTGGTGATGGCGGCGGCCGTGGCGGACTTCCGTCCGGCGACGTACGCGACCGGAAAGATCAAGAAGAAGGACGGCCAGGAGCCGGAAGCGATCGTTCTGGTCCGTAATCCGGACATTCTCGCGGAGATCTCGGCCGACCGGCCGCGCCCCGGTCAGGTGGTCGTCGGCTTCGCCGCCGAGACGGACGACGTCCTGGCCAACGGCCGTACGAAGCTGGCACGCAAGGGCTGCGACCTCCTCGTGGTGAACGAGGTGGGGGAGCGCAGGACGTTCGGCTCGGAGGAGAACGAGGCCGTGGTGCTCGGCGCGGACGGAAGCGAGATCCCGGTGCCGTACGGGCCCAAGGAGGCCTTGGCCGAGACCGTGTGGGATCTGGTCGTGCCCCGGCTCGGGTGA